TACTATCTTTGTTTTATAAATGATGGTatctaaattcataaataggtgtagaaataataataaaaaagataaatctaTGAAAATAGAGATGAAGAATTTCATATTAGCTGCAGTTGGTTATGAGAGATAGAGGAGCACTATCTAAAAGCAGGAAGAATCATAGAAAACGTGTATCTTAAAACCCTAGTGCTCATAAAAGGATTCTTAATTTTGCCTGGTGATGATTGCAACTTGCAATATTTATTGAGACGACCAATCAAAACAAACCCCTTCATCACTTGGAACACCCAACACCGCACACAGTAACTCCCCCATCTGGAACACGTAGCCAAGTTGTTAATAGTGAGAGCCTTCTAGCATCTCATagatctctctctctctctatatataaatatatacacataACAAAGTAGCCTTCTTCTACAACCTTTATTCTCAGTCTTCTTAACAGGGTTACCTATTTAACATGTGatgtaaagaaaataactaggAGTGAGCAATGAGCACAATTGATCTTTTGTATAGGATAAGAGTAAGACAGAGCCAGTTGAAGAGTAAATGCTTCTTTAAGAGTGAcctatataaattaaacttgAAACATGAGAAAGTATCactatcttaaaaaattatttgacaaTCTTAATGGAAAAGTTCAACTGAGACccttttctaaaaatttttataaaaaaatctattggagacaaaaataaaataattagggACCAAAGTGGCATAGAGGCCAAACTTCAGGGTCCTGGCTGGCCCGTTTCTCTTAAGATGTATACTAGGAGCAACAACAGCAAGAAATAGCCCGGCCAGCAAAGACAGCCGTAATACAAGAAAatgtatatacatataacGTTATTATTAATGCTAACAATCGTAACGTGAAGTAGTAAGCAATCCATGGTAGTGAAATGGCATCCTTTCTTTTTACATTGAAAGTAAgtactaaaaaattattggtTATAGATTGCTTGTTagatggtatattttttgttcagaaaattaatctaaaatgACCCCAGGCTGAGGAAATGAATAGTAGAAATTATAAGGTTATCTCTATAATTTGAATGCATAATCTTTTAACGTCACAAGAATCTGGAGAGAATGAAATAgcaaaaagattaaatgatTTTACAAAGGGATTTATTTATACCCCTCCCTGTTGAGAACTCTACATGGGTTTTAAGATGCATTATGGTTCAGACTCAGAGGTGAAAATTTATCATTAGTAGTAATAAATAACTGTTAGGATTACAATAACAGATGCTACAAAAAGTATGTGAAGCCTTGAGCTGTGCTGTCATCACGGTAGTGTACATCAGCTCCTATGATTACTGTCCTTCTCTAATGAGCTGTGGAATTGGAAGACTCAATCGCCATTGCCCTAAAATATGCATTTTCTGCGTATGTCATCCGGTTTTGGAACATAGTCCATTCCTTCCTGCACCTCTCCCTCACCTGCAACCAAGAAAACAAGAACTCAGCATATTTCATGAAAACAGCAGTTTACATCTGCAATAAAGGTCCACTTTTACTCTATAAAAACAAAGATTTGTCTGCAAAAACAGCAGAAATGACTCAGCATAGCAGCTTAGTGCTAGACTTTTCCCTGTAATAATGCAGGAGGTAGGAGGGGACAGGGATAGGATTCAACACAAGAGGAAACGAGAAATGCTATTTACATACCCCTTGCCATGGCGCCTTCCCATTTTGTGATTCACCCTAGCAAAAGTAACCAAGCGAGAAGAATTTCAGTCCAGCATGTTGAGAGATAGAatgaagaggaaaagaaattgacaAAGGCCTCTGATATCTCTTACCTGGTTCCCCAGCGAGGGAACAGTTTGATGAACAATCCATTGAGAATCCACAACTCCTATCTTCTCATGGGCAGGCTGTTTTCAAGATAGTAATTAAGTAGAAGAGTGTGTTAATGAAAACAACAgcaagaaatgaaaaaaagaagaaaaaaaaagaagcaggTAACTTACCTCTACACATTTTCTAAGAGCAAAGTCAAGACCCCATCCATGGACCAAGTCATTCTGCAAATCCAGTGCACAGTGATCAAACTTTATCGTAACAGGCCAAGGGGAAAGACCAACAGCGAACAAAATCTAACAAGTGATGAAGAGAACAAGGTTAGCATAATGTTTGCCTACCTGAAGCATATGCCACACACAGCGCCATGCATCTCGTGAAAAGACAGGAGCCATGATCTCAATAAACCTACAACCACAAGAGAACAAACTCTTGAAATATCCATACCTCATTGGAAGATGGAACACAAGAAATCCAGGTTATAAAAACAACAATGACAAAAGAATTGGTCATAATTTCCATACGCTGCACAGGGTGGCAGATGGGGATCAGTGCACCAGCCTGGTTTCTCTTCTGTTATTCTGACAGAAATTCAAAGGAAAAGATCAAAGTATTAGTTTAAGAATCTAAAACAATTACTCCTAAAGAAAAAATGGCATAGGTGTCCTATCTTTCTTACTTGTGAACTTCACGATCACCTCTTCTCTTTGTCATCTGCCAAGTTAACCCTTTGTTAGGTTCCAAACCAGGCTGTGAAATTTCCAAGCCATGCTTCTTcacaatttttaaatatctgaaattgcaaaaagtataaaaaaagcTTAGACAGAATTTAATTCAGAAAAAAAAGGGGTTGGGGGGGGGTGTTATAATTCTATTTACAGACTTACTCTTCAGCATTAAAGTGCTCAACTCCCAGGTCTTCATCCCATATGAATATGTAGTCATATGGTGCAATGATATCAGGATGTAGAAAACGTTTTGCATACCACCTAATACAACTCTCACAGAACAAAAGCTTACAAacatttttcaaagaaatcaCCAACGACTACATGCATGCTAAAGTTTACAACATCCCTTACCATTTAGTCTGCTTCCTAGCACTCACATGAATAGCCCGCTTGGACCACTCAAATTCGTCCCACTCACTCACCCGTCCATCATAATGGAATAGAAGGACTGTGAAGTTCTCTGAAAACTGCAAGAGAGAAAAACATAAATCCTTTCTCATACATACTTAGGAGTGCTCGTGAATGCACATGAATCCACACAAAACATGAATCCACACAAAAGATAGttctattattttcagatgtaagaattaaaaataaaattaaattggactGACCTTTTTAACATTTGcatcaatattttttctttgatcATAGCCAACAGTGAAGGTCACGAGATATTTTGGTTTGCTGATCAAATCCTGCAGAAGCCAACAGATCAAACATCTCAAGATTCAATTAGATATGTTTATCTTTCTAAGATAAAGATTATCCACATATTATGTTTCAAGTTCAACCACAAAAGGTATTCATGAGAACAGAAATCAAACAGACTAATGAAACGATAATCATCATTGTCATTTAATGGTATGAAAGATGGCAAAGGGAAAAAAATTCATGACAGCTCTGGTCCTCCAGAATTTGCTTAAAAATGTTCCTAGACAaggctttttctttctcatgttattttttttctgcACTTTCCTAGAGTAGATCATCAAGATACCCAGTTACATGTAACTTCTTCCTTGTCACTCCCTTACCAGTCCTAATTGTAAGGGCTACTGTGTGCACAGGGTAAGCTAACATAAATTCTATTCCAACAGATAAAGTAACAATTGTAAAATTCACAGTTTCACACGCTGAGATACacctaaaataattttgatatgaaTGAGAAAGTTACAggtttttcaaaaaagaattttaggcCAAGTTATTTACATACAAGATGGTCAATCACGCACCTCATTGGGGTTGCCCCATAACCTGCGCAAATAATAATCTGACTCAGCTTCAATAATTCCTGGTGGAAGTCTTTCAGCACCACGTGGATTTAAAGGGGCCCAAATCTGAGCAGTAATAAGGATGCATGCAATGAGTTAGATATTTTTGGATACACACCACATATATTTCTTGATATGCTCTCTTTTCCCTTTTCAAatagccttttcttttcttttctttt
The sequence above is drawn from the Ricinus communis isolate WT05 ecotype wild-type chromosome 7, ASM1957865v1, whole genome shotgun sequence genome and encodes:
- the LOC8283459 gene encoding uncharacterized protein LOC8283459 isoform X1; this encodes MGIFSRSMVSRKPNETMRLIVTTFLGVAFGFLIGISFPALSLSKLNISSSLLPSVDISYINEKTFGYTWSSRKNNSTTGAPNSNDTSKIWAPLNPRGAERLPPGIIEAESDYYLRRLWGNPNEDLISKPKYLVTFTVGYDQRKNIDANVKKFSENFTVLLFHYDGRVSEWDEFEWSKRAIHVSARKQTKWWYAKRFLHPDIIAPYDYIFIWDEDLGVEHFNAEEYLKIVKKHGLEISQPGLEPNKGLTWQMTKRRGDREVHKITEEKPGWCTDPHLPPCAAFIEIMAPVFSRDAWRCVWHMLQNDLVHGWGLDFALRKCVEPAHEKIGVVDSQWIVHQTVPSLGNQGESQNGKAPWQGVRERCRKEWTMFQNRMTYAENAYFRAMAIESSNSTAH
- the LOC8283459 gene encoding uncharacterized protein LOC8283459 isoform X2; amino-acid sequence: MVSRKPNETMRLIVTTFLGVAFGFLIGISFPALSLSKLNISSSLLPSVDISYINEKTFGYTWSSRKNNSTTGAPNSNDTSKIWAPLNPRGAERLPPGIIEAESDYYLRRLWGNPNEDLISKPKYLVTFTVGYDQRKNIDANVKKFSENFTVLLFHYDGRVSEWDEFEWSKRAIHVSARKQTKWWYAKRFLHPDIIAPYDYIFIWDEDLGVEHFNAEEYLKIVKKHGLEISQPGLEPNKGLTWQMTKRRGDREVHKITEEKPGWCTDPHLPPCAAFIEIMAPVFSRDAWRCVWHMLQNDLVHGWGLDFALRKCVEPAHEKIGVVDSQWIVHQTVPSLGNQGESQNGKAPWQGVRERCRKEWTMFQNRMTYAENAYFRAMAIESSNSTAH